DNA sequence from the Candidatus Auribacterota bacterium genome:
GATCACGGATAACGGTTCCTCTCATCGTGGACAAGGTTCCATCCAGCGGCTGCGCAAATGGTATCCCAATGCCACTTTGGTTCATACGCCCGTCCATGCCAGTTGGCTCAACCAAATCGAGATTTACTTCTCTATTGTTCAGCGCAGAGTTCTTACTCCAAACGACTTTGCCCATCTTGCGGAGCTTGAGGGGCATCTTCTTGCGTTTCAGTCTCATTACGAAAAATCCGCTGAACCTTTCAAAT
Encoded proteins:
- a CDS encoding transposase; its protein translation is ITDNGSSHRGQGSIQRLRKWYPNATLVHTPVHASWLNQIEIYFSIVQRRVLTPNDFAHLAELEGHLLAFQSHYEKSAEPFKWKFTRQDLKRLLDKLSLCSQKEKAA